A window of the Flavobacterium sangjuense genome harbors these coding sequences:
- a CDS encoding N-acetylmuramoyl-L-alanine amidase family protein, whose product MRFLNSIKTCFTVLFFFSMLNVFGQSDANKFSIVLDAGHGGKDPGNSYHGYVEKDIALKTTLKVGKFLEREKDFAVTYTRKTDEFIELVNRPKIANKIDANLFVSIHCNSVKNFEPAGTETFVMGLSRTDMNLEVAKKENSVILLEDNYKKNYQGFDPSKPENLIGLQIIQEENLYSSISLATTIQDNFTNRLNRKTRGVKQQPLWVLDAAKMPGVLIELGFLSNKEEGEYLNSDEGQTEMARQIANAIIHYKKMYFNETLTEEDIKDIDKKYAEQKEIADSVITKPDDSSPKGEQAKQTVKAEPGQVLYKIQLFASSKRKDLHSSDFKGLKDISFTFENNLYRYYYGKSYDLEYTRKMYSEAKNHGFKDAFIVMFADGKASALK is encoded by the coding sequence ATGAGATTTTTAAATAGCATAAAAACCTGTTTTACAGTGCTTTTCTTTTTTAGTATGCTGAATGTTTTCGGACAATCAGATGCTAATAAGTTTTCGATAGTATTGGATGCAGGTCATGGTGGAAAGGATCCCGGGAATTCCTATCACGGATATGTTGAAAAAGACATTGCTCTAAAGACCACTCTTAAAGTGGGTAAATTTCTTGAAAGAGAAAAGGATTTTGCAGTGACCTATACCCGTAAAACTGACGAATTCATAGAATTGGTTAACCGTCCAAAAATTGCCAACAAGATTGATGCTAATTTATTTGTTTCCATTCATTGCAATTCGGTTAAGAACTTTGAACCTGCCGGAACAGAAACATTTGTAATGGGACTTTCAAGAACCGATATGAACCTGGAAGTTGCCAAAAAAGAAAACTCAGTTATATTACTGGAAGATAATTACAAAAAAAATTATCAGGGATTTGACCCAAGTAAACCGGAAAATTTGATAGGATTGCAAATAATCCAGGAAGAGAATTTGTATAGCAGCATTAGCCTTGCCACAACCATTCAGGACAATTTCACCAATCGTTTAAACAGAAAAACAAGAGGGGTAAAGCAACAACCTTTATGGGTTTTAGATGCCGCCAAAATGCCGGGTGTTTTGATTGAGTTAGGTTTCTTATCCAATAAAGAAGAAGGTGAATATCTAAATTCTGATGAAGGGCAAACCGAAATGGCACGCCAGATAGCAAACGCTATTATTCATTATAAAAAAATGTACTTCAATGAAACTTTAACCGAAGAAGATATAAAGGACATTGATAAAAAATATGCCGAACAAAAGGAAATTGCGGATTCCGTAATTACGAAACCTGATGACTCGAGCCCAAAGGGCGAACAGGCAAAGCAAACTGTAAAAGCGGAACCTGGTCAGGTATTATATAAAATTCAGCTCTTTGCCAGTTCCAAAAGGAAAGACTTACATTCAAGTGATTTCAAGGGATTAAAAGATATTTCGTTTACATTTGAAAACAATCTATACCGTTATTATTACGGTAAGTCATATGATTTAGAGTATACGAGAAAAATGTATAGTGAAGCCAAAAATCATGGTTTTAAGGATGCATTTATTGTCATGTTTGCCGATGGAAAAGCGTCAGCTTTAAAATAA
- a CDS encoding phosphatase PAP2 family protein, producing the protein MNLKTKIIFCICCFAFFVSNAQSVSDTIPSQKKDSIQLKFKYKSLIIPAVFIGYGIFGLESGQIKGFNSGISTEVTEDIDKKTSIDDFSQYAPIAAFYGLSPLGVKSKNNFKDKTIIFATSYLLMGLTVNAFKKTASVERPDGSSLNSFPSGHTATAFLGAELMMQEYKNESVWYGISGYIVAAGTGAFRMYNNRHWLTDVAAGAGIGILSAKAGYWLYPITSKWFTKKNSTNTKTAMIPFYNGKTTGFAFVKTF; encoded by the coding sequence ATGAATTTGAAAACAAAGATTATATTTTGTATTTGTTGTTTTGCTTTTTTTGTTTCTAATGCGCAATCCGTTTCAGATACAATTCCGAGTCAAAAAAAGGATTCTATTCAGTTAAAATTCAAGTATAAAAGCCTAATCATTCCGGCTGTTTTTATTGGTTACGGGATTTTTGGATTGGAAAGTGGTCAGATTAAGGGTTTCAATTCCGGTATTAGTACTGAGGTTACAGAAGACATTGATAAGAAGACATCCATTGACGATTTTTCACAATATGCACCAATTGCAGCTTTCTATGGTTTAAGCCCTCTTGGAGTAAAAAGTAAAAATAATTTTAAGGATAAAACGATAATCTTTGCGACATCTTATCTTTTAATGGGATTGACTGTTAATGCCTTTAAAAAGACAGCTTCTGTAGAAAGACCGGATGGAAGCAGCCTTAATTCATTTCCTTCAGGACATACAGCAACTGCCTTTTTGGGAGCCGAATTAATGATGCAGGAATATAAAAATGAATCGGTTTGGTACGGAATTTCAGGCTATATTGTAGCTGCAGGAACCGGAGCTTTCCGAATGTATAATAACCGACATTGGCTTACCGACGTTGCAGCCGGAGCCGGAATAGGAATTCTTAGTGCTAAAGCTGGTTATTGGTTATATCCAATTACAAGCAAATGGTTCACAAAAAAGAACTCGACAAATACTAAAACAGCAATGATTCCGTTTTATAATGGAAAGACAACCGGTTTTGCATTTGTAAAAACATTTTAA
- a CDS encoding (Fe-S)-binding protein yields MSEVLNVPTMAEMMAQGKQPEVLFWVGCAGSFDDRAKKITKAFVRILNRANVEFAVLGTEESCTGDPAKRAGNEFLFQMQAMMNIEVLNAYEAKKIVTACPHCFNTLKNEYPELGGTYEVVHHTEFLKQLLDSGRLTIEGGQFKGKRITFHDPCYLGRANNVYEAPRDLIQKLDAELVEMKRSKANGLCCGAGGAQMFKEPEPGNKDINVERTEDALETKPEIIAAGCPFCNTMMTDGVKAKEQEANVKVMDVAELIANAQDL; encoded by the coding sequence ATGTCAGAAGTATTAAATGTGCCAACCATGGCAGAAATGATGGCTCAAGGCAAACAACCCGAAGTACTGTTTTGGGTTGGTTGTGCCGGTAGTTTTGACGACAGAGCAAAGAAAATCACCAAGGCATTTGTGCGTATTTTAAATCGTGCGAATGTCGAGTTTGCTGTTTTGGGTACTGAAGAAAGTTGTACCGGTGATCCGGCAAAACGTGCGGGAAATGAGTTTTTGTTCCAAATGCAGGCGATGATGAATATCGAAGTGCTGAATGCCTACGAAGCTAAAAAAATTGTTACTGCCTGTCCGCATTGTTTTAATACCCTGAAAAACGAATACCCTGAATTGGGCGGAACCTACGAAGTTGTACATCACACTGAATTCCTAAAACAATTATTAGATTCAGGAAGATTGACTATTGAAGGTGGACAATTCAAAGGAAAAAGAATTACGTTTCACGATCCATGTTATCTTGGAAGAGCAAATAATGTGTACGAAGCACCAAGGGATTTAATCCAAAAACTGGATGCTGAGTTGGTAGAAATGAAACGCTCAAAAGCTAACGGTTTATGTTGTGGTGCCGGTGGTGCCCAAATGTTCAAAGAACCGGAACCGGGAAACAAAGACATCAACGTAGAAAGAACCGAAGATGCCTTGGAAACCAAACCCGAAATAATTGCGGCTGGTTGCCCATTTTGTAATACGATGATGACGGATGGTGTTAAAGCCAAAGAGCAGGAAGCGAATGTTAAGGTAATGGACGTGGCTGAATTAATCGCTAACGCACAGGATTTATAG
- a CDS encoding LNS2 domain-containing protein: MKAEDIEKNLQSITENGQHLSPILPEGIKNYLIDIDGTVCDDIPNEEPERMLTAEVYPDALVTLNKWFDEGHIIFFFTSRTEAHREYTEIWLKKHGFKYHGILFGKPRGGNYHWIDNHLVKATRYRGKFTNLIEKEVTIQVFDDEHHD, from the coding sequence ATGAAAGCGGAAGACATTGAAAAAAACTTGCAAAGTATTACCGAAAACGGCCAACATTTAAGCCCGATTTTACCTGAAGGAATTAAGAATTATTTAATCGATATTGACGGAACTGTTTGCGACGATATTCCAAACGAAGAGCCGGAAAGAATGCTGACTGCAGAGGTTTATCCTGATGCATTAGTTACGTTAAACAAATGGTTTGACGAAGGTCACATTATATTCTTCTTTACTTCAAGAACAGAAGCACACAGAGAATATACCGAGATTTGGTTGAAAAAACATGGTTTCAAATATCACGGAATTCTATTCGGAAAACCACGTGGAGGAAATTACCACTGGATTGACAATCACTTGGTAAAAGCAACCCGTTACAGAGGAAAGTTCACCAATTTGATAGAAAAAGAAGTTACCATTCAGGTGTTCGATGACGAGCATCACGACTAG
- a CDS encoding MlaD family protein, translating into MKITREIKTAILVIASILLFIWGYSFLKGRDLLTDYKTFYVQYDNVEGLVNSAPITINGLNVGKVSEIKFLGTTGKIQVSLQIKSDFPFSKSSIASIYEPGLIGGKQIMITPNFEDKSVAESGITLQGDVKPGLTSLVAERLTPLQEKVEKMVVSADALLKNVNSVLDSKTKANLKSSIANLDETLAEFKVASKSVNEMLAENKGKINSTMANVDKASANFAKISDSISKANIGKTVKSLEKTLASVDKIMADVQSGKGTLGKLAKDETMYTNLSKSSKELELLLQDFRLNPTRYVNVSLFGKKNKPYKAPVNDTIKKK; encoded by the coding sequence TTGAAAATCACTAGAGAAATCAAGACTGCAATTTTAGTAATTGCATCTATTTTATTATTTATTTGGGGTTATAGCTTTTTAAAAGGCAGAGACTTACTTACTGATTATAAAACATTCTACGTTCAATATGACAATGTTGAGGGTTTGGTTAATTCGGCACCTATAACAATCAACGGACTTAACGTTGGAAAAGTCAGCGAAATAAAATTCTTAGGTACGACAGGCAAAATCCAAGTGTCATTACAAATCAAATCTGATTTTCCTTTTTCAAAATCAAGTATTGCTTCTATCTACGAACCAGGTTTAATTGGAGGCAAGCAAATTATGATTACGCCTAATTTTGAAGATAAATCGGTTGCCGAATCTGGAATCACTTTACAAGGTGATGTAAAACCGGGTTTAACTTCATTGGTAGCAGAACGATTAACACCACTTCAGGAAAAAGTCGAAAAAATGGTAGTTTCTGCGGATGCGCTTCTTAAAAATGTAAACTCTGTTTTGGATTCCAAAACCAAAGCGAATCTAAAAAGCAGCATTGCCAATCTTGACGAAACTTTAGCCGAATTCAAAGTGGCTTCCAAATCAGTAAACGAAATGTTAGCTGAAAACAAAGGAAAAATCAACTCAACCATGGCAAATGTGGATAAAGCATCCGCTAATTTTGCTAAAATATCGGATTCGATTTCTAAAGCAAACATTGGTAAAACGGTTAAAAGTTTAGAAAAAACATTAGCAAGCGTTGATAAAATAATGGCTGACGTTCAATCGGGTAAAGGGACTTTAGGGAAACTTGCCAAAGATGAAACGATGTATACTAACTTATCCAAATCATCAAAAGAATTGGAATTGTTACTGCAGGATTTTCGTTTAAATCCAACGCGTTATGTAAACGTATCGCTCTTCGGAAAGAAGAACAAACCTTATAAAGCACCCGTAAACGATACTATTAAAAAGAAGTAA
- a CDS encoding N-acetylmuramoyl-L-alanine amidase family protein, with the protein MKLIKQLRIITIAAFAILFFSNTAHSQKFKVTLDAGHGDHDYGAVYHGHIEKNIALAVVLKVGKLLEKTSGIDVIYTRKGDQFIDLVERANIANRADADIFVSIHCNANANNAADGCETYVMGMSKNASNLEAAKRENSVVTLEKDYKQKYEGFDPKSPESFAGMIMAQELYLDQSIALAGKVQAQFIGIGKKSRGVKQAPYMVLHKAYMPRVLIEMGFISNQAEGAKLDSEVGQQEIAESIANAIIGYKKEYFGTSDNDNTIKPSQQMEEVKKPDTIAKKPTVKIPEGKKPEPKLEPKPEVVTSGVASFKVQLSASGTKLETIPSNFKGLSNISVSAEGNLYKYMYGETTNYEEAKRLLAEAKAKGYSSAFLIAFKNGKKVSVQDALKQ; encoded by the coding sequence TTGAAACTAATAAAACAACTAAGGATAATAACAATAGCAGCGTTTGCTATTTTGTTTTTTTCTAATACAGCCCATTCTCAAAAATTTAAAGTAACACTCGATGCAGGTCATGGCGATCATGATTATGGCGCCGTGTATCATGGGCATATTGAAAAAAATATTGCTTTAGCAGTAGTATTAAAAGTCGGTAAACTATTAGAGAAAACTTCCGGTATTGATGTAATTTATACCCGAAAAGGAGATCAGTTTATTGATTTGGTTGAGCGTGCTAATATAGCCAACAGAGCTGATGCCGATATTTTTGTTTCCATACATTGTAATGCGAATGCAAACAACGCTGCAGATGGTTGTGAAACGTATGTAATGGGTATGTCTAAAAATGCTTCCAATCTTGAAGCGGCGAAACGAGAGAACTCGGTTGTAACTTTAGAGAAAGATTACAAACAAAAATATGAAGGTTTCGACCCAAAATCTCCTGAATCTTTTGCCGGAATGATTATGGCTCAGGAATTATATTTAGATCAGAGTATTGCCCTAGCGGGAAAAGTCCAGGCACAGTTTATTGGAATAGGCAAGAAAAGCCGTGGCGTTAAGCAAGCACCTTATATGGTTTTGCACAAAGCGTACATGCCAAGAGTTTTGATAGAAATGGGTTTTATTTCCAATCAGGCTGAAGGGGCAAAACTTGATTCAGAAGTAGGACAGCAGGAAATAGCGGAATCTATTGCCAATGCGATTATCGGTTACAAAAAAGAATATTTTGGCACCAGTGATAATGATAATACTATCAAGCCATCACAACAAATGGAAGAAGTGAAAAAGCCAGATACAATCGCTAAAAAGCCAACAGTAAAAATACCTGAGGGTAAAAAACCGGAGCCAAAATTGGAGCCAAAACCGGAAGTGGTAACATCTGGAGTAGCTTCATTCAAAGTACAGCTTTCAGCTAGTGGGACAAAATTAGAGACGATTCCAAGTAATTTCAAGGGTTTAAGTAATATTTCTGTTTCAGCGGAAGGGAATTTATACAAATACATGTATGGAGAAACGACCAATTATGAAGAAGCAAAACGACTATTAGCCGAAGCCAAAGCCAAAGGATATTCATCAGCCTTTTTAATTGCTTTTAAAAATGGTAAGAAAGTATCAGTTCAGGACGCATTAAAGCAATAA
- a CDS encoding (Fe-S)-binding protein — protein MMYIDNILFAIILIAGIGFFAKNVKKLKRNINLGHDVNRTDNPSARWKNMAMIALGQSKMVKRPVAGLLHIIVYAGFIIINIEVLEIIIDGLFGTHRVFSFLGGFYGFLIGSFEILALLVLIAVIVFWIRRNIIRLKRFASSDLKGAPKRDADTILYFEMVLMSLFLLMNATDLHFQAMNSGNIISQYINPWFTSLDLAQVEAIELTAWWMHIIGILVFLNYLYYSKHLHILLAFPNTYFADLNAKGKFDNLESVTKEVKLMMDPNADPFAAQPVDENAVPGKFGASDVQDLNWVQLLNAYTCTECGRCTSSCPANQTGKKLSPRKIMMDTRDRMEEVGRNMDANKGVFVPDNKSLLNDYITAEELWACTSCNACVEECPVNISPLSIIMDMRRYLVMEQSAAPQSLNAMMTNIENNGAPWQYNQQDRLNWKNE, from the coding sequence ATGATGTATATCGACAACATACTTTTTGCTATCATCCTTATTGCGGGAATTGGTTTTTTTGCTAAAAATGTAAAGAAACTAAAGCGCAACATTAATCTTGGTCATGATGTTAACCGCACTGATAATCCATCAGCACGCTGGAAAAACATGGCAATGATTGCGTTGGGACAATCCAAAATGGTAAAACGTCCGGTTGCGGGATTGCTACATATTATAGTATACGCCGGCTTTATCATTATCAACATTGAAGTACTTGAAATCATTATTGACGGACTTTTCGGAACACACCGAGTATTTTCATTCCTTGGTGGATTTTATGGTTTCTTAATTGGTTCTTTTGAAATCCTTGCGTTATTGGTTTTAATAGCCGTAATTGTTTTTTGGATTCGAAGAAATATTATCCGATTAAAGCGTTTCGCCAGTTCCGATTTGAAAGGCGCGCCAAAAAGAGATGCTGATACGATTCTGTATTTCGAAATGGTTTTGATGTCGTTGTTCCTACTTATGAACGCAACCGATTTGCATTTTCAGGCAATGAATTCCGGAAACATCATTTCACAATATATTAATCCTTGGTTTACTTCATTAGATTTGGCTCAAGTTGAAGCTATTGAACTAACAGCTTGGTGGATGCATATTATAGGAATCTTGGTCTTCCTGAATTATTTATACTATTCAAAACACCTGCATATTCTTTTGGCTTTTCCAAATACGTATTTTGCCGATTTGAATGCTAAAGGAAAATTCGATAATCTGGAAAGTGTTACCAAAGAAGTAAAACTGATGATGGATCCAAATGCCGATCCATTTGCAGCGCAACCTGTTGATGAAAACGCGGTTCCGGGTAAATTTGGAGCTTCTGATGTACAGGATTTGAATTGGGTACAATTGCTAAATGCCTACACTTGTACCGAATGTGGTCGTTGTACTTCATCCTGTCCGGCAAATCAAACCGGGAAAAAATTATCGCCACGTAAAATCATGATGGATACGCGTGACCGAATGGAAGAAGTGGGAAGAAATATGGATGCCAACAAAGGAGTTTTTGTTCCGGATAATAAATCGTTACTGAATGATTATATAACGGCAGAAGAGCTTTGGGCGTGTACATCTTGTAATGCTTGTGTAGAAGAATGTCCGGTAAATATCAGCCCGTTGTCAATTATCATGGATATGAGACGCTATTTGGTAATGGAGCAAAGTGCTGCGCCACAATCGTTGAATGCAATGATGACCAATATTGAGAACAACGGCGCACCATGGCAATACAACCAACAAGACCGATTAAATTGGAAAAATGAATAA
- a CDS encoding ABC transporter ATPase translates to MYIPFENLPEDSKIWIYQSNRKFSDDEMTEIENDLKAFVENWSAHGTGLEASYLLKYNRFIILAVNQEVQQATGCSIDSSVNFIQNLEQKYEVDLLDKMNVTFKNGEHIAHKSLIDFKRMAKEKAVTANTIVFNNLVNSIEEFNENWEVPAGESWHSRFF, encoded by the coding sequence ATGTATATCCCTTTTGAAAATTTACCTGAAGACTCTAAAATTTGGATTTACCAATCTAATAGAAAATTTTCAGACGATGAAATGACTGAAATCGAAAATGATTTAAAAGCATTTGTCGAAAATTGGTCAGCGCACGGAACTGGATTAGAAGCTTCATATTTATTGAAATACAATCGTTTCATCATTCTTGCTGTCAATCAGGAAGTGCAACAGGCAACGGGTTGTTCTATCGATTCTTCTGTGAATTTTATTCAAAATCTGGAACAAAAATACGAAGTTGATTTGTTGGATAAAATGAATGTGACGTTTAAAAACGGAGAACACATTGCGCATAAATCGTTGATTGATTTTAAACGAATGGCTAAAGAAAAAGCCGTGACCGCCAATACCATTGTTTTTAACAATTTGGTGAATAGTATCGAAGAATTTAACGAAAACTGGGAAGTTCCTGCTGGCGAAAGCTGGCACAGCCGTTTCTTTTAA